The following proteins come from a genomic window of Musa acuminata AAA Group cultivar baxijiao chromosome BXJ1-7, Cavendish_Baxijiao_AAA, whole genome shotgun sequence:
- the LOC135678171 gene encoding uncharacterized protein LOC135678171: MELHSHVTAKKLWGYLRVAFFMMRKGFISKRKLLMDVNLLMKRGKLLGKSLGSLMFQFHHHHHSRPEIPTFAPCEYEFSCSNSPNPVFYHAKRRHSYFPCLHAVVEEADDTPRRAAVDLPRIGQRTSLSSPFSVRVSDYSSEEEDGLSQEEVDDEAEEFIKRFYEQLRAQSRVALLQYQEEEYQEMLARGA; encoded by the coding sequence ATGGAGCTCCACTCGCATGTCACCGCCAAGAAGCTGTGGGGCTACCTACGGGTAGCCTTCTTCATGATGAGGAAGGGCTTCATCTCCAAGCGGAAGCTGTTGATGGACGTGAACCTGTTGATGAAGAGAGGGAAGCTCCTCGGCAAGTCCCTCGGTAGCCTCATGTTCCagttccaccaccaccaccactctcGGCCCGAGATCCCAACCTTTGCGCCATGCGAGTACGAGTTCTCGTGCAGCAACAGCCCTAACCCTGTTTTCTACCACGCCAAGCGCCGCCACAGCTACTTCCCCTGCCTGCATGCCGTCGTCGAGGAGGCCGACGACACCCCGCGGCGCGCCGCCGTGGACCTGCCGAGGATCGGGCAACGCACTTCGCTGTCGTCGCCCTTCTCCGTCCGGGTATCCGACtattcatcggaggaggaagacgGACTGAGCCAAGAAGAGGTGGACGACGAGGCGGAGGAGTTCATCAAGAGGTTCTACGAGCAACTACGGGCGCAGAGCCGTGTCGCGCTGCTCCAGTACCAGGAGGAGGAGTACCAGGAGATGCTTGCGAGAGGAGCATGA
- the LOC135678170 gene encoding uncharacterized protein LOC135678170, whose product MEGRGGGGTEERRRSSNDDVIRLERESVIPILKPKLVMKLADLIEQNSDRTEFLKLCKRVEYTIRAWYLLQFEDLMQLYSLFDPVHSVKRLEQQNLSPEEIDVLEQNFLTYFFQVMEKSNFKIVTDEEIDVAHHGQYLLNLPIKVDESKLDKRLLSKYFKEHPHDNLPEFSDKYVIFRRGIGIDQTTDYFIMEKLDMIISRLWLWFLKKTRLQMLFSRRQSRKPKSDPKKTDELNPETEEEDLYVERIRIENMELSMRKLFGKIMIQEPTFDRMIVVYRRAGTKNKIDRGIFVKHFKNIPMADMELVLPEKKNPSLTPMDWVKFLVSVIIGLVTLVSSLELPKADIWVVIAILSGVVGYCAKVYFSFQQNMETYRNLITQSMYDKQLDSGRGTLLHLCDDVIQQEVKEVIISYFILMEQGKATIQDLDFRCEELIQEEFGMKCNFEVLDAVQKLERLGIVARDSIGRIYCLPLKRANEIIGPTTEELVVKATQSSA is encoded by the exons atggaaggaagaggaggaggaggcacggAGGAACGCAGGCGGAGCAGCAACGATGACGTGATCCGGCTGGAGCGCGAGTCCGTCATTCCCATCCTCAAGCCCAAGCTCGTCATGAAGCTCGCAGATCTCATTG AGCAAAATTCTGACAGGACTGAGTTTTTGAAGCTCTGTAAGAGGGTTGAGTATACTATTAGAGCATGGTACCTTCTCCAATTTGAAGATCTAATG caaTTGTATTCTCTATTTGATCCTGTTCATAGTGTTAAAAGATTGGAGCAGCAGAACTTGTCTCCTGAAGAGATTGATGTTCTTGAACAAAATTTCTTGACCTATTTTTTTCAG GTAATGGAAAAGAGCAACTTTAAAATAGTGACTGATGAAGAGATTGATGTTGCACACCATGGGCAGTACTTATTGAACCTTCCAATCAAAGTTGATGAATCCAAG CTTGACAAAAGGCTTTTGTCAAAGTATTTTAAAGAGCATCCTCATGACAACCTTCCAGAATTTTCAGATAAG TATGTCATTTTTCGTCGGGGCATTGGAATAGATCAAACAACAGATTACTTTATAATGGAGAAACTGGATATGATCATTTCTCGGCTATGGCTGTGGTTCCTCAAGAAGACGAG GCTACAAATGCTATTTTCCAGAAGACAAAGCAGAAAACCAAAGAGTGATCCCAAAAAAACAGATGAACTTAATCctgaaacagaagaagaagatctaTATGTTGAACGTATCCGGATTGAAAACATGGAATTGAG CATGCGAAAATTGTTTGGCAAGATTATGATACAGGAGCCTACTTTTGATAGGATGATTGTTGTTTATAG GCGGGCTGGCACCAAGAACAAGATTGACCGAGGAATATTTGTTAAGCACTTCAAAAATATCCCTATGGCTGATATGGAGTTAGTATTG CCTGAAAAGAAAAATCCAAGTTTAACTCCTATGGACTGGGTCAAGTTTCTTGTTTCTGTCATAATTGGGCTT GTTACTCTTGTTAGTTCACTTGAATTGCCTAAAGCAGATATATGGGTTGTTATAGCTATCCTTTCTGGTGTTGTTGGCTATTGCGCTAAGGTCTATTTTTC ATTTCAACAAAACATGGAAACTTACCGGAATCTTATCACACAGTCAATGTATGACAAACAATTGGATAGTGGGAGAGGCACACTTTTGCACTTATGTGATGATGTAATCCAACAGGAA GTCAAGGAGGTcataatttcttattttattttgatgGAACAGGGAAAGGCAACAATTCAG GATCTTGATTTTCGGTGTGAAGAACTCATTCAGGAAGAGTTTGGAATGAAATGCAATTTCGAGGTACTAGACGCAGTACAGAAGTTAGAGAGACTTGGAATCGTTGCAAGA GATTCTATTGGAAGAATATACTGCCTTCCTTTGAAGCGGGCCAATGAGATCATAGGTCCTACCACCGAGGAATTGGTGGTAAAAGCTACACAAAGCTCTGCTTAA
- the LOC135678172 gene encoding protein LAX PANICLE 2-like has protein sequence MMAPARNLLRRHCDSYGSFFDQTGLQLCERSDLMAEKAASNTGSNEQERAASGEAAGSYQGWLQLGTGASRAGVASGDPAAGTSSGTGERPQPQPPPGLTRLAPSRPTLTASLGHHPWWFWSPRPTASGATMAPPPMPSRWGMQPSEFLRPSLAIGSHIRVVSPPPRPQAGMWLLLKAAQNQTKEPLLPQIPKSYLRIKDGTMTARILLKYLANKLGLEDGSEVQLSCRGQQIPPPMTLHQVRDQVWRSTEATVLLPPESASITDHLITLHYSRSV, from the exons ATGATGGCCCCGGCTCGGAACCTCCTCCGGAGACACTGCGATAGCTATGGGAGCTTCTTCGATCAAACAGGACTTCAGCTCTGCGAAAGATCCGACCTAATGGCCGAAAAGGCCGCTTCAAATACTGGCAGCAATGAACAGGAGAGGGCTGCATCTGGAGAAGCTGCCGGGAGCTACCAAGGATGGCTTCAGCTTGGCACCGGTGCTTCCCGGGCCGGCGTCGCTTCAGGAGATCCGGCTGCTGGCACTAGCAGTGGAACGGGCGAGCGGCCGCAACCGCAACCTCCTCCTGGCTTGACGAGGTTGGCACCGTCGCGCCCGACGTTGACGGCAAGTCTTGGCCACCACCCATGGTGGTTTTGGAGTCCACGTCCAACCGCAAGTGGTGCGACCATGGCTCCACCGCCAATGCCGTCACGCTGGGGTATGCAACCATCGGAATTCTTGAGACCATCTCTAGCAATCGGCAGCCACATCAGGGTGGTCAGCCCGCCACCGAGGCCGCAGGCGGGGATGTGGCTGCTTCTCAAAGCGGCGCAGAATCA AACAAAGGAACCATTGCTACCGCAGATACCCAAGAGCTACTTGAGGATAAA GGATGGGACGATGACTGCGAGGATACTGTTGAAGTACTTGGCCAATAAGCTGGGTTTGGAGGATGGATCTGAG GTGCAGCTTTCCTGTAGAGGCCAGcaaattcctcctccgatgacacTGCACCAAGTCAGAGACCAAGTATGGCGTTCTACAGAAGCAACAGTGCTGCTGCCTCCTGAATCGGCATCCATCACTGACCATCTCATCACCCTGCATTACAGCAGAAGTGTATAG